The Actinosynnema mirum DSM 43827 genomic interval TCCCGATTCACGCATTAGCCAGCATCCACAATATTGAGCTCCACCGGTCGATCGTTCGCCGACCGCGTGGCCTCCGAACCAGCAAGCTGGTCCGCAGATGCTCCTTAGAAAGGAGGTGATCCAGCCGCACCTTCCGGTACGGCTACCTTGTTACGACTTCGTCCCAATCGCCAGTCCCACCTTCGACCGCTCCCCCCCTTGCGGGTTGGGCCACGGGCTTCGGGTGTTACCGACTTTCGTGACGTGACGGGCGGTGTGTACAAGGCCCGGGAACGTATTCACCGCAGCGTTGCTGATCTGCGATTACTAGCGACTCCGACTTCACGGGGTCGAGTTGCAGACCCCGATCCGAACTGAGACCGGCTTTATGGGATTCGCTCCACCTCACGGCTTAGCAGCCCTTTGTACCGGCCATTGTAGCATGTGTGAAGCCCTGGACATAAGGGGCATGATGACTTGACGTCATCCCCACCTTCCTCCGAGTTGACCCCGGCAGTCTCCCATGAGTCCCCGCCATAACGCGCTGGCAACATGGAACGAGGGTTGCGCTCGTTGCGGGACTTAACCCAACATCTCACGACACGAGCTGACGACAGCCATGCACCACCTGTACACCGGCCACAAGGGGGCCAATATCTCTACTGGTTTCCAGTGCATGTCAAGCCCAGGTAAGGTTCTTCGCGTTGCATCGAATTAATCCACATGCTCCGCCGCTTGTGCGGGCCCCCGTCAATTCCTTTGAGTTTTAGCCTTGCGGCCGTACTCCCCAGGCGGGGTGCTTAATGCGTTAGCTGCGGCACGGAGGACGTGGAAGTCCCCCACACCTAGCACCCACCGTTTACGGCGTGGACTACCAGGGTATCTAATCCTGTTCGCTCCCCACGCTTTCGCTCCTCAGCGTCAGTATCGGCCCAGAGACCCGCCTTCGCCACCGGTGTTCCTCCTGATATCTGCGCATTTCACCGCTACACCAGGAATTCCAGTCTCCCCTGCCGAACTCAAGTCTGCCCGTATCGACCGCAGGCTCGGGGTTAAGCCCCAAGTTTTCACGGCCGACGCGACAAACCGCCTACGAGCTCTTTACGCCCAATAATTCCGGACAACGCTCGCACCCTACGTATTACCGCGGCTGCTGGCACGTAGTTAGCCGGTGCTTCTTCTGCAGGTACCGTCACTTGCGCTTCGTCCCTGCTGAAAGAGGTTTACAACCCGAAGGCCGTCGTCCCTCACGCGGCGTCGCTGCATCAGGCTTTCGCCCATTGTGCAATATTCCCCACTGCTGCCTCCCGTAGGAGTCTGGGCCGTGTCTCAGTCCCAGTGTGGCCGGTCACCCTCTCAGGCCGGCTACCCGTCGTCGCCTTGGTAGGCCATTACCCCACCAACAAGCTGATAGGCCGCGGGTCCATCCTGTACCGCCGGAACTTTCCAACCAACCCCATGCAGGGAAGGCTCGTATCCGGTATTAGACCTAGTTTCCCAGGCTTATCCCAGAGTACAGGGCAGGTTACCCACGTGTTACTCACCCGTTCGCCGCTCGTGTACCCCGAAGGGCCTTACCGCTCGACTTGCATGTGTTAAGCACGCCGCCAGCGTTCGTCCTGAGCCAGGATCAAACTCTCCAATAATGAATGAGTTGATCGCTCGGACAACCACTGACATGAATTTGTCAGCTGTCCAGTAACAATCTCAAAGGAATCCTCTTGACGAGGATCATAATTTACTGGCTATTCGGCACGCTGTTGAGTTCTCAAAGAACACACGCTCACCATCTCAAGTCCGCGACGATCCGCGACCCGATCCGGGGCTGGTGTTTCAGGTTTTTCGCCCCGCTCCGTTCCGGTGTTTCCCGGCCCGTTCCGCGCTGGCAGAGAGAACATTACACAAGTCCCCCGCAGAAGTGAAATCGGGGGGTCCGATCCGCCGTTGTCGCTGGTGGACGGGCTGCGGGCGCGGGATGCTGTCCTGGTGTCACCGAACCCCCGCGCGCGCCGCGCGCACCGATGGGGCGGGTACGCCGCCCAGTTATCCCTGCTAGCGGTCGTGTACTACCTCGGAGCGCGCCTCGGCGGGCTCCAAGAGGCGACCGCGGCGCCCGTCACCCCCATGTGGCCACCCACAGGTGTGGCGGTGCTCGCACTCCTGACCGGTGGTCCCCGCCTGTGGCCCGGCATCGCCCTGGGCTCCCTCCTGGTGAACCTGACCGACGCGCCGCTCACGTGGTGGAACCTCGTGATCTGCGTGGTCGGCACCGGCGGCCCGGTCCTGTCCTACTACCTGCTGCGCCGCGCGGACCTGCAGCTGGAGCTCGACCGCACGCGCGACGCGCTCGCGCTGGTGTTCGTCGGCGCGTTCGCCGGGATGCTCCCCGGTTCCCTGCTCGGCAGCGGTTCCCTGCTGCTCGCGGGGGTGATCACGCCCGAGGAGTGGCTGCCCACCTGGGCGGTGTGGTGGACCGGTGAGGCCATGGGCGTGCTGGTGCTGGTCCCGTTCGGCCTGGCGATGCGCGCGCTCGGCCCGCTGGGCGAGCGCTGGCGCGCCACGACCACCCGCCGCGCCCTGGAGGCCGCGGCGCTGATCGTGACCACGGCGGGGCTGATGATGGTCACCTCGGGCACCAAGGCCAGACTGATGTTCCTGATCTTCCCCCTGCTGATCTGGGGGGCGTTGCGCTTCCAGCACCGGGGGGCCGCGCCGTGCGCGCTGATCGCCACGGTGTTCGCCTCGCGCGCTGCGGTGCTGAGCGCGGGCCCGTTCGCCGGGCTGGAGAACGCCCAGCAGAACATGCTGGGGTTGCAGGCCTACAACGGGACGGTGGCGCTGACCGGTCTGGTGCTCGCGGCGGTGATCGCCGAGCGGGACGCGGGCAGGGTCGCGATCGAGCGGACGGTGGAGCAGTTGAGCGCGGTGGTGACGAGCTACCAGCCACTCCGGCTGAGTGGCGGGATCGCGGACGAGCGGCGGGACGGCCGGGGCGTTCGGAGCGGTGGGGTCGGCGGGAGCGGCGGGGTCGGCAGGAGCGGCGGGAGCGGCAGGGTCGGCGGGAGCGGTCGGAGCGACCGCGCGGACCTGACCGGCGGGAACGGGCAGGCAGGCCCGGCGGGCGGGAGCGGCGGGGCGGCTCCCCCCGGCCGGGCAGGCGCCCCCGGCCAGGCCGACGTCCCCGGCCGGACCAGCACCCCCGGCCAGGCCGACGTCCCCGGCCAGCCCGGTCAGCCCGGTCAGCCCGGTCAGCCCGGCCAGCCCGGTCCGGTGGACGGGACCGGTCACGTGGACTCCCCCACCGACCGCCCCGGTGCGGACGACCGGTCCGACCGCCCCGGCGAGGACGACCGGTCCGATCGCACGGGTCGCCCC includes:
- a CDS encoding MASE1 domain-containing protein gives rise to the protein MSPNPRARRAHRWGGYAAQLSLLAVVYYLGARLGGLQEATAAPVTPMWPPTGVAVLALLTGGPRLWPGIALGSLLVNLTDAPLTWWNLVICVVGTGGPVLSYYLLRRADLQLELDRTRDALALVFVGAFAGMLPGSLLGSGSLLLAGVITPEEWLPTWAVWWTGEAMGVLVLVPFGLAMRALGPLGERWRATTTRRALEAAALIVTTAGLMMVTSGTKARLMFLIFPLLIWGALRFQHRGAAPCALIATVFASRAAVLSAGPFAGLENAQQNMLGLQAYNGTVALTGLVLAAVIAERDAGRVAIERTVEQLSAVVTSYQPLRLSGGIADERRDGRGVRSGGVGGSGGVGRSGGSGRVGGSGRSDRADLTGGNGQAGPAGGSGGAAPPGRAGAPGQADVPGRTSTPGQADVPGQPGQPGQPGQPGQPGPVDGTGHVDSPTDRPGADDRSDRPGEDDRSDRTGRPGLDGR